Below is a window of Arabidopsis thaliana chromosome 2, partial sequence DNA.
ctTCGTTATTCGTCCAGACTACTTGCTCCAGAGAATTAGAGAGCTTCTTATAGAACTGCAAACAAACCATCATCTCTGCTTAGCTCATAAACCAGTTAATTACCCTATCATATAGTCGAAACCAAGCTATTTGACTTACCTTGTGAAATTCGAGAGTGTCTCCTTTCGACTTCGATACTTGAACCATATGAAGACTTGGCGCTACTTGGAATATCTGCTTGTTGTCACAccatacaaacaaaaaacacactGATTCAATAAACCATCACCAACACTTTCTTGAATGTCCAGTCTCATATAACATACCTCTGTCGCTACATTGAGATTCCCCTTTCTTCCAGCCTTCACATTCTCAAGCCTCATCTGATTTCAAGTAATGTACTACGACGTCTTTAGTTAttgattcttttcatttcatttcatttccgTTACAGAGTTTTCACTAACCTTGTAGTTCTTCTTTTGAACATCGAAACCGAGAGGCTTTGCAGCTTCTTCTATCTTCTCGATGATCTCATTCGCGCCTCCTCTCAATGTTATCCTTGTTTCCCTCTTAAATTCctgttttcaaaataaaatattccgATCTCAGAATATGGAGACAGGAGAGCCAGTCTTTTATAGGAACAGAACACAAACCTGTTCTGGATCAAACAGATTCTCTAGGTTAAGTCCCCTTGACATTGAAATGATCTCGAAGGCATTGATCGCCGCTGGctgttcttctctcttctcagtAACAAGATGTTCCTGTATATGATCATCACATGCGTTATGTGATGCtcttgttaagaaaaaatgaaaaagaagaagaaaaactatCCACACCTCAGAGTCCTTGAAAACAGCATCAATATCGTCCATGTTTGAATCATCCCTCTCCTCGAAAACAGGTGGCTTGTAATCTTTCTTGAACCATTCATCTTCGAAAACCTCTTGCGGTGTTACACGCTgacacaaaaccaaatcaactCAGTTTCTTCAAATTGCATAGGAAACAAACAATCTAAATAATAGTGAGTGTTTAGGATCCTCATTCTCCGGTAATCAAAAGACATGTTTATTCGATTAGTATGCTTAACCAAGAACTAGTGGTTGATTTTTGCCAAAAACAAGGGAACAATCAGAAACTGTGCAATGAAATGAGAGATGAAGCAGATAGAGTTGTACATGTTATTATGCATAACACAGGTtcctcaactttttttctccAGCCCTTTTGTGCtggaaaaatggaaaacatgGTTGAGTAGTACAATAAATCATGGTGCAAAGGAAGGAATATAGAGCTCATTACTCAACTCtcaagggtttttaaaagcCATAAAGTTCATGTTTGTGTGAAAATTCTTAGCAATGGACAGCTTTTCGCTCCAACAGTTGTGGACAAGTAAATGCCTTTTATTTAGAGGGGTATATGAGCATGTAAAAATTACTTACAGTCATCGGATTCGGATCTAAGATTCTAGTGATGAGTTTCATGGCACCGAGTGAGAGCCACGGAGGACAGTTGAATTCACCAGATGATATCTGCACCAAACCACAAAAATGCCGAAAGGGAGTTataaaaatcctaaaacaaGCATTGCTGGAAGATTCCATctaaaagagagaattttagAAAAGAGTTGCTCacttttttataaagattcaTTAGATTAGAATCATCAAAAGGTAAGTAACCTGCAAGCAGGACATAGAGTACAACACCGCATGACCACATGTCAGCTGTTGCTCCATCATAGCCTCTATCATTGAGAACCTAAAACCCGCAAAGATGTCGGTTATAAAGACGTAAAATGAAAGGATAATATTATAAGATATAAAGAAATCATGTTTGTTTTAGGCAGACCTCAGGAGCAACGTAGTTTGGTGTTCCACACGATGTATGCAAGAGTCCATCATCCTGATATCCCCAAGCATATAAACCATGTTTAAGAatagatatatgtatataatttttgacAACAAAATCCGTAAGTTCTTAGGAAAAATGAAACCACTTCTTGGAACAGTAAAATACTTATGGAAACAGATGGTCATTACCCTGACTTGTTGGGACAAAGCACTTAATCCAAAATCTGAGATCTTGAGGTTTCCATAGGAGTCCAATAGTAAATTTTCAGGCTGCAAAATCACATTACAATAGTCAATTACTGGCTTACTGCACATAATATATGCATAGGTAACTTCTCTATCAATATACCATGTTTCAGTCCTACCATCTATAAAAACAATGTATGTACCTTGAGGTCTCTATGGTAGACCCCTCTGCTATGACAGTAGTCCACAGCATGTATAAGCTGTTGGAAATATCTCCGCGCCTCATCTTCTTTCATCCGCCCATCATTTACCTTCATTCATAAGTTATCACTATCAGATTTCACAACTATAATGTGACATCACAGAATCACAACCATTTATAATTGTGGTAACTAACTTACAATCTTATCAAAGAGTTCTCCTCCTGTAACATACTCCAAGATGATAAATATTTTCGTCTTACTTGCCATcacctgcaacaacaacaaccagtaCAATTTCGAAGTAAGTAATTTCCAAGTACATAGTACATAATCAAATAACACATTTATCTAAAGAAGTGTTAATTACCTCATATAATTGAACAACATTTGGATGTTTTATCAACTTCATAGTAGCTATCTCTCTTCTAATCTgtaaaattcaacaaaaaaacacaagcaaGATCAAAATCAACCGATAAAAAACCGCAATGCGAAAGCAGAGTATCCATAAttcaataataacaaaaacctGTTCAGCCATTTTATGCTTGAGAACTTTCTCTTTATCAAGAATCTTGAGAGCAACAGGTTCTCCAGTTTCAGAGTTTCTAGCAAACTTAACTTTAGCAAACGTTCCTTCTCCAATTGTTCTTCCAACTTCATATTTACCTACTCTACGTTTCACTTGCTGTCTCCGATTCATTTCTCTAACCACACCACAAACAAATATCACTCCTTCAGAAAACTTAGAACAAAGAACGAAACTTTAGAGGATTTGATTGGAAACAAGAAAAGggtaaagaagaagcaagacaGAGAATATCtcaatcttatatatatatatatatatatatatatatatatatatatattacttatttaaaaagcaaaaaagaaccttaattttttgttggggATCAACATAAGAGAAGATCTGATAGCTACAGAGAGATtgagtgagaaagagagagatttaaaaTGGCTTTTGAGAGAGACGAAGAGACAGAGGTCGTGAtaaacgatgaagaagaagaagaagatttattttgattattaaatttttgttggaaaaattCGTTTTTGGTGAGAAGTTACAGTTTTGCTTTAAGGAGTTTCAGTAGCAGACAAAGATCCTTAgaacagaaagaaacaaaaattaattgctgtctttggtctttttttgagttttgtaacttgtaaccactaaaaaaaaaaaaaaaaaaaaaggcacaGTAACcgatttcaaagttttaagaTGATGAACTCAATTCGgatctgttttctcttttcttttcttttattttattttgatattaaatttctttttttaatgttgaattatttttgCCAAACAATTCTgaaataataatgattaaaaatgataatattagttttttttaatggatcAAAGAATTGGGGCGAATTTTGTTGTGACTAgtgaagattttgtttttttgtttttgtgatgaatgtttgtttattgACTTACTGATAGTGACAATAACTAACAAGATTTTTCGATTTAAGTAATTTTGTCTTCCACAAAAGATTGAACATGTAAAAGATACTAAtctgttgtaaaaaaaaaaggacaatACTAGGATCTAATCTAGATGGTATACCACCAGAtaagtttgtatttttatatataataatgttcAATTTTTATATGGACAAACACATTTTATGCAGCTTCGCTTTAACAGTCTCAACTTGACTGACATTTGATATATGAGAGTTATAGTGCAGAGTTTACTTTGAGTTGAATggttattataaaatttaatcagTGGCAACTGGCCCACTGGCCAGTGTGTAACAACAAGCAAAGATCCAGAAAGATTGACAAATTAAAAGCTAATTAAATTATTCGAACCTAATTTTCTTGTTCAGATTTGTTTCACTTTTAATATTCATAGTCGTAACCTTACTCGAAAAAGACATCCACGTTATTTGTAAGAGTTCCGGTGCATATCACCCATCGCTTGCAATTACTATCTAGTTGCTGCAAAGTtaagaaatcaattttaaaaatgagaatgaagaaaagTTTCAAATCCTTTTTCTTGGCATTGAAGTGGTTTATAAACTCCATCAAATCCAGCTATGTGAAGAGAAACAGATAATCCACAAAGAATCAACgccaaatcacaaaatctatcCAAAAGAGAGGTTTCCAAGTTAACAGACTCGGCTGGTGatatttgaagaaagagaCTTGAGCTGTGAGTTCCATTTATCAACCGCCTTATGCAACTTCCTTCCATTGCCACTGTCGCCTCTCAGTAAGTAACGGTTCATTTCATCAATGTGACCATCGATTCTGCTGTCGAGTATCAGCGACACTAGTAACTCCGTCACATCCGTCTCTGGCACGTTCAGTTCCTTTGATATGAACGGAATCCCTATCTTTGTGTATGGCTTAATCAGCTTCAGTAACACTTGTGTTCTCACTTTCTTCAGCAGATCTTCCATGTAGTTTCTGATGAATGGATCATCCATTATCGTCCTCCGGTTACTCTACATTCCAAAAACCATTCCATGAGTGTCgttttcatatataatgaGTTGAAAAAACAACCCAATAATACTTCACTTTTTACCTTTAGTATTCTCTCAAACTCTATGATCTCATTTCGTTGATATGCTGCGATCAAATTTGTCATTGCCAAAATCTCAGGGTCGTTTTTGTACCTGCAGAGAGCCAACTATGAAGCAACGAACCAAAACGAGtgttcaacaaaaaatatatacggAAATGACTTACGGCTTTGCCTCTTGGCCATCAAACGGATTCACTTCTGACTCCATCAGCATATTCGCCAGAACAAGATACCTTTGCAtagccaaaagaaaaaaaaaacaaagatcattAACTCTAACATGTTTGGACCGATCACAGAAAGTTACTGGACAAGAGTAATCGAATAATGCTCATATGCACCTAAAACCATGTCCCAAGTCAAATCTAAATAATATGCTTTGCTTTAATCATCCATTACatcttttatatttacttttatacCATGTTAATAATCAAGTGACCAGAGGGTATCAAATAAGAAAGGATAAAGAGATGAGAAGATCATAGGAAACATACTTCAGGCACTGTATACGTCTTTGGTTGCCAGCTTCATCGTAATTTTTAAAAGCCTCAAAGAAGTCTGTCGCTGCTTCTTCCCACTGACGTTCTGCCATGTGCATTTTTCCACCACACTCGCGGATTATACCCATGATCCTAGGATGAGGTATGGCAGACTTGATGGCAAGTGCCTTATGGTATAGTTGCTGCATCCATTCAAGAGTGTTGTTGAGTCTCAGTCACAAAAGCCAGAAGAAAGTATGCAGCAATAAAATTGCAGAATCTCAAAATTGTAAGAAACCATGTAGCTTATGACATTTACCTTAAGCTTTTTGTTGTCCTTCGTTTCAGTGTAAATCTGAATTTCAATTGCATAAACCTCAAGCAGCTGACTTCCTTTCTTCTGATCATCAGTTCCATCTTCCTTTTGACAAGACTTATGGAGTTCCTTCAGAATCTGGCAAGCAATAATAGATGTTATTGTCCATACTAGGATCACTAAACATAATCAGCGTCAGTcaaaagatttgattaaaCAACATTATACCTTAGTCATCCGTCTGTATTCACCAATGTCAAACCAGATGTTGCAGAGTTTAAGATTTGTCTTGAACCAGAGTCtctgtgaaagaaaaaaatatgttcaCAACACCAAACGATTGAGAAGGAATCAGTAGCTTATACAAAACGAATGAATAGCTTCTAAACCTCATTCTTAGCCTCTTCAAGGGCTTTCAAAGTGGTCTGATAGAACTCTTGCAGCAGGCCAGTGTTCTGGCTAGCAGATCCAGAGACGAAATCCATGATAttgtttatacatttttcGCTGTAATTCCTGGTGACTGCTGACTTGATATATGTAAGCATCTCTGTATAGGCTTCCATCATTTCTTTGTATTTACCTAGACGATAATAGATCTTCACAGTCTGCTTAAGAGCTTTGAAACCCCTGACAAGAAAATAGGCCATTGAATGGTTTAACAAAACTTCAAACAGACTTTCACACATACTACGGATAGACAGAATAGTAGAGGCAATGAATCTTCTTTAGGAATACTGATGTTTTGTGTgagatacaaagaaaaaacagccTAAAGGTACAAAAATTAACTTGAGATAAACCAGGAAAAAAGCCGGAGATCATAACTAAAGAGAAGGGTCAAATCCGAATGCACACACAGCCCACGTTCAACAATCAACATGGTCAAGAACTATATTTGACTGCAACTAAACAAGCTATATTACATGATAATTTATAAACAGACTACAGGAATAAAACTAACTTTACATAGACAAGGAAAATCTTGCAGGTAACCTAGAGATCTACAATTCCTATCTCTTCCATCAACATTACATTCAAAACCACAAATCCAGTACTCCTCTACTTGAACAATAATCACAGAAACTATTCAACGGTCTTACCAGTCAGCTTTCTCAGGTTCCATCTGAACAACCTCAGCAAATCCAGAAAGTGCTTCTTCAGGTTCAGTCTCAACCATACCTTAAAGAAGGAAACCACTAGGAGTCAAGATTTATAATCGCAGCACAAGTTTGAGAATGCAAACACAATAGAACGTAAGAAAAAACTAACCTTTAGAGTTATAATACTGGTTCTCAATGTCAACATCTTGTTCCTCTTGCTCCTCATCAGAATACTCGAATCCATAGTCCTCCATGTCAGCATCTACacaaaaatcgaaaacccAAATCAATAAAACACTATCGATTCGTAACAAAGTAAGTAGTCGAATTCGGGAACTTTCGAACCCTAGATTGTTTCAGAGTAGAAGATTAGACAtagcaaaacaagaacaagaccTGAAGCCATGTCGattcgatgaagaagaacaccaAACGATACGTGGATTAGGGCAGAGAAAGAACGATTAGAgaattttgcttctctttctcaaaggGTTTTTGcggaagtagaagaagaagagaagaagaagagaagaagaaggtggaagAAGTAAGATTTGTTGCTGGATTTGTGAAATATTACTATTGGGCCGAGTAGGTAAGAGATAATAATAGTCCGATcagatatatatgtatatatacatatacagtatatatatatatatatacacatataatatgaatcaaaatatttttttaactttaaaataaattatatcatGGATatggtaaaaaaagaaattattagttataaatttgcaatcatttaatttttaagcaaaatagaaatttttaattgattgagatttgaagaaatttatatggtatagataataaataaaatggaaattaAGTTAGAGATAGACCTTTTCAAAATTgagaacaaaatcagaaatttgTCTTAAAAAGGaggatttaaaattttaatagccttatatgatataaaataatgaaaacctaataaacattttataagttttttctcttaataattttattaaaagaaagataagaaatttgaaaatgaattgcTCACATAAATTCTGTAAAAAtgatgcaagaaaaaaaaaactgtaaaagaATAGAAGAAGCTGCAATCTAAAGTTTGTGGCGAAGACacaattataatttataaaccaCTTTAGCCGCTCGTAGAGAACCAGCGTGGTTGCATTCCCGGATTGAGGAGGAAAAGCGTTGAGATTGATGGGGGGTAATGCATGTTTGGTGTTGTTTGGCTAGGAGCGTGTGTGCTCTGCTTTTAAATCTTAAAAGTAAAGCAAgcatttttcattttcgttattcttaagaaaataaaattatgaacCATACAAAAGGTTTAAGTTTCATACAATATTAAAGTGGACATAAGGCCAAATTGACCTAAACCAAAGGTAACCAATAAACTGGTGAAGATGTGAAACGAtgagattaagaaaaaacaacacaaagtCAAGAAGTAGATTGCCTACTTTGAAGTTAATGGGGTTACACTTCGAGGAACAAGAGTGCACTTAAGAGGATGAGCCATGCTCAACGTTCCTTTACCAGCAACCTCATTCATGTTGATCTTATGTCCGTCGATCTTCCAATCAAAGCATTGCACCATCACTCCAATAGCGGTTTCTACAGACACATAAGCTAGATTCACTCCAGGACATCCTCTCCTTCCGCTTCCGAATGAAAGATATTTTagaacttcttcttttattgCGTCTTTTTGGCTtgatcttgaagaagctagaaaCCTCTCTGGTTTAAACTCCAGTGGATCTTCCCAGTTATCAGGATCTCTCATTATAGCATAACCATTAACAACAAGTTTTGTCTTCTTAGGTATAGAAAAGCCTCCGATCGTACACCCGTCTTGAAACGTCCTCAACACAAGAGGGATCGTAGGGTGCAATCTTAGCCCTTCTTTGACAGTTGCTTGCAAGTAAAGGAGATTCGGTAGATCAGTTTCTTGAATCAACCTTGTTTTCCCTACAACAgaatcaatttcttctctcaatctctcaagAATCAAAGAGTTGTTCATGATCTCGGCCATGGTCCACTCTATAGTGTGTGTTGCGGTGTCAGTACCTGCAAAGAAAAGATCCTGTAGTATCAAACGTTTCTTAGTCAAGAAAAACCATTGGTGTTCGCTAAATTTGTTATAAGAGATGAATATTTACCACAAACAAGGACTTGATATGGTCTCTAGTGATCTTATACTCGGAAGTTTTGTCTCCATAAACTTCTAAGAGCTTATCCATTATGTCAGTACCTTGTTGATTCTCCTCAAGTCTCTCTTCGTTTTCCACAAGAATCTTCTCTAACACCTCGTCAAACTTGAGAGAAATATCCATGAACACCTTTTTAAACAGTGTGATCCCAATCTTCTTAAGTGGTTTCCGCAAGATGGCCGCCAGCAAAAACTTCTTCAACAAGGCATCTGACTTGGTCACCAAGCCTCTAATTCTCTCTGCTTCACCATTTTCTTCTGAACAGGTCCTCCCCATAATCATCTTGCAGATTATGTTGTTGACTAGCTTCATAGCTTCATCAGCAATCTCaacactttctttcttcatcgcCTTATCTAATAGGTTTGAGTAAAACCTCTCTACTTCATTTGCACGGATGCGTTGTGACCTCTCGAGTGCTTGAGGCCCGAGGAGCTTTGTGACGATGAGCTTCTTCATGAACTTCCAGTATTCTCCGTAAGGTGCGGTAATGAAGCTAAATGATCCGAGGAAGAGAGACCCCTCATTCGTAGGGAAGTCGCGAGTGGAAACGTTTACGTCTTGTGCCCTAAAGATCTCATAGGCTATTGAGGGAGAGGAGACAAGGAGTATGGGAACATTGAAGACGTGAAGATAGAGGAGAGGTCCATACTTGGAGGAGAGTTTTTGCAAAGATCTGTgcataaaaagagagaggagatgatgaagatggcCAATGATCGGTAGAGAGGGAGGGCTCGGTGGCAAATTGAAACCAtcctttggtttcttgaagaagaaagagtaacAGAGGATTGAAAGGAGGCAGAGGAGGATTAAGATCAAACAGTTTACAAAGTCAACGTTCATTATCTCTCCCATTGTTTGTTGCTCAAAGTGAAGAAAATCAGATGAATTTAAATATCAAGAATCCTTGaataatcttttatatataaattagaacACCCATgaatataatatgaaaatgcttgattaattatttacctaaataaattgtttttttggaagaACGTGGTATAACAACAGACAGATGGAATCTTTCCTTTTGAATAATATAGATAGTAATCAATACATAAGTTTTttactatatagtatatacacTCATGataaatcattaatttagtaactttgaaaaccgTGTGACCCTTAAATACGTCAATTAGTATTTGATATGATTTGGATATTCAATTACCCAACTAACATAAAGAC
It encodes the following:
- the FUS12 gene encoding proteasome family protein (FUSCA 12 (FUS12); INVOLVED IN: cullin deneddylation, photomorphogenesis, protein catabolic process; LOCATED IN: signalosome, nucleus; EXPRESSED IN: 24 plant structures; EXPRESSED DURING: 13 growth stages; CONTAINS InterPro DOMAIN/s: Proteasome component (PCI) domain (InterPro:IPR000717), PCI/PINT associated module (InterPro:IPR013143); BEST Arabidopsis thaliana protein match is: non-ATPase subunit 9 (TAIR:AT1G29150.1); Has 881 Blast hits to 877 proteins in 239 species: Archae - 2; Bacteria - 9; Metazoa - 323; Fungi - 235; Plants - 190; Viruses - 0; Other Eukaryotes - 122 (source: NCBI BLink).) yields the protein MASDADMEDYGFEYSDEEQEEQDVDIENQYYNSKGMVETEPEEALSGFAEVVQMEPEKADWGFKALKQTVKIYYRLGKYKEMMEAYTEMLTYIKSAVTRNYSEKCINNIMDFVSGSASQNTGLLQEFYQTTLKALEEAKNERLWFKTNLKLCNIWFDIGEYRRMTKILKELHKSCQKEDGTDDQKKGSQLLEVYAIEIQIYTETKDNKKLKQLYHKALAIKSAIPHPRIMGIIRECGGKMHMAERQWEEAATDFFEAFKNYDEAGNQRRIQCLKYLVLANMLMESEVNPFDGQEAKPYKNDPEILAMTNLIAAYQRNEIIEFERILKSNRRTIMDDPFIRNYMEDLLKKVRTQVLLKLIKPYTKIGIPFISKELNVPETDVTELLVSLILDSRIDGHIDEMNRYLLRGDSGNGRKLHKAVDKWNSQLKSLSSNITSRVC
- the CYP705A8 gene encoding cytochrome P450, family 705, subfamily A, polypeptide 8 (''cytochrome P450, family 705, subfamily A, polypeptide 8'' (CYP705A8); FUNCTIONS IN: electron carrier activity, monooxygenase activity, iron ion binding, oxygen binding, heme binding; INVOLVED IN: oxidation reduction; LOCATED IN: endomembrane system; EXPRESSED IN: hypocotyl, root; CONTAINS InterPro DOMAIN/s: Cytochrome P450 (InterPro:IPR001128), Cytochrome P450, E-class, group I (InterPro:IPR002401), Cytochrome P450, conserved site (InterPro:IPR017972); BEST Arabidopsis thaliana protein match is: cytochrome P450, family 705, subfamily A, polypeptide 9 (TAIR:AT2G27010.1); Has 32247 Blast hits to 32055 proteins in 1627 species: Archae - 48; Bacteria - 3264; Metazoa - 11460; Fungi - 6967; Plants - 9304; Viruses - 6; Other Eukaryotes - 1198 (source: NCBI BLink).) gives rise to the protein MGEIMNVDFVNCLILILLCLLSILCYSFFFKKPKDGFNLPPSPPSLPIIGHLHHLLSLFMHRSLQKLSSKYGPLLYLHVFNVPILLVSSPSIAYEIFRAQDVNVSTRDFPTNEGSLFLGSFSFITAPYGEYWKFMKKLIVTKLLGPQALERSQRIRANEVERFYSNLLDKAMKKESVEIADEAMKLVNNIICKMIMGRTCSEENGEAERIRGLVTKSDALLKKFLLAAILRKPLKKIGITLFKKVFMDISLKFDEVLEKILVENEERLEENQQGTDIMDKLLEVYGDKTSEYKITRDHIKSLFVDLFFAGTDTATHTIEWTMAEIMNNSLILERLREEIDSVVGKTRLIQETDLPNLLYLQATVKEGLRLHPTIPLVLRTFQDGCTIGGFSIPKKTKLVVNGYAIMRDPDNWEDPLEFKPERFLASSRSSQKDAIKEEVLKYLSFGSGRRGCPGVNLAYVSVETAIGVMVQCFDWKIDGHKINMNEVAGKGTLSMAHPLKCTLVPRSVTPLTSK